tCTATATTTACTGTAGGTGCTAtatactgtagagcaggggtgtccaaactttttccactgagggccgcacacggaaaaatttaagcatgcgggggccattttgatatttttcattttcaaaccataacaaaatatgtagatttttttttttaacatttagggctcctggggcccgtaaagggtctcagtcattaacattttaaaaacaatccaaattattattgcctattattatatatgccttttctgtcaaagacaactttgtttttttacagtaaaactgaaatatgcagtattttccccaccgcccaaaacattcagaaagcaatgtttgatgtgaagtaattggagccctgaaaagatcaataatgcatgacaccattgattttattttcattattatttttgattaatcacagtgaaaagataaaataaaatcccactaaatatctttgggatccaaaaggtaccccactcataaagtgataattttgtattattatttgttttactttcaacacttaagttacaagatcaacttcagatatatctgtcgattttacgtttgaactattcttttgtttgtttcatgctcttttgtcaaagaaaacttggatgtttttatatggcaaccacacaatacatgcaatattttttcacataaaacattttaatatttaaagtaattggagccttgaagatgtcaataattcattattattgatttttttttgagcaatggcaaaaaaaggaaaataaagatagacaaaagaaaaaaaacagcctgcatggcagctttgtgtcaacattgcaacatttgtagttagatttcacctcattccacttttttaatgtttttttgatttttgcaatggcgtttctagaatgtgtggcgggccgctaaacaattagctgcgggccgcaaatggcccccgggccgcactttggacactcctgctgtagagCTTTATCACTGATGTCACAATCTGGGCCAGGTCAAATTTCGAGGACAACATTTGAAAACATTGCCTTAGTGATGGATCAATGATTAAAACAAAGAAAATCCAGAACACGTCGATGTCAAATGATGCCAAACTCCACAAAAACTGACCCTGAAACTGATGCTTATTAGAGAAGATCCGTATGAGATGCTTTCATCGATATTTTCTAGCAACATTGGACTGTTGCACTTTAAGCTAATGAATGTACCAAACACATTCACATGTAAATTAACTATTAGATATGCTCATCTGGCTCATTTACAGTCTGTAAAGCAGATTGCTCATTAATGTGCAATGCCCTGAGTGaaataaactaataaataaaacaaatactcgTAGTTACCAGTCATGTAGAGTAGTAAACATGTTCACACTTTAAAAATAGAATTAATGACTCGTCCTTGTTCAGTGTCAATATTTCTATTCCTAAACGTAATTGCAAACAACTCACTAAAAGCAGGTAAAAATGTACTCTGTGTGATATACACAGCAGTTACAAAATGAACTGAGAACATTCAGATGTTATCCATCTTTTGACCATCCAAATTCTAACTGAGGCTTGCACTACATGTTTTTTCACAACTTTGGGCAGACAGTATTATTGTCGTTCTTTTTCTCGGTCTTCTCAAACCAGAACGTTGCAAAAGTTAACAATTTTGCGGTGTCTTTTACACACATTAAATGTAGAGGTTGTGCTGTTAATTGTGACGTTTATGGCGCGGTCCTCCAAAATGGCTGACATCACGCATCACAGCCACTATTATGTTCCTGACCTAAACTTGATGAGAACATATGGCGTTTCGACTGTTGTGCAAAATTATACATATCATTCGTACATTGTATCAATAAACACCCAAATTAATAATCAAACAAATTATTTTACATACGAGTTCACCAACATAGAAGCTAACGTTTTGGCTAAATTTCGTCTCTGAGGCCCTGACGTGAGGTTCGGCTCACCTTTGTTCGAGACTTGGCCGTAGaacaaatgtgaaaaaaatttcTTAAAATTGTAAACGATGTCAAAATGACTAAAAATCAGAGTTAAAAACTATAGTCTTCATCTAATTACTAGTTTAAACCGTCTGCGACGCCATCACGCGGCTAACACCAGTTGGCCTGTGTCACTCCCAATCGAAGTGATTGACGTGTGTGAGAGCCAATCACAGGCGTCTATCAGCCACAACCTGGTCCAATCATTGAATCGCAAAGGCTAACACCAGTTGGCCTGTGTCACTCCTAATCGAAGTGATTGACGTGGGTAAGAGCCAATCACAGGCGTCCATCAGCCACAACCTGGTCCAATCATTGAACCGCAAAGGCTAACAAGTGCAAGGTAGAATGAAAGTTTGTTTCCTGGGTAATGCAACGTGTATCTCTCCAGCCGCCGGTAATCAAATACTTGTTTCACctttcattgattgatttaaGTTAAGCTTAAACGTTATGTCATTAGGAGATTGGTGATTATCTATTGACCGTGGGATTATCTTGGGGCGTTCATTACCTTCAAACTAAAAATATGCTAAAGTTAGCTCTATGGTTGCATCATCCGTTGTGTTTTGATGACGTCTTTTGTTTATGCTAATCTGGTGTTTCTCTGCCATGTGTGTCCACTACCAACGACTCGCTGAACTTTAAGCAGCGTTTCTAAAAAAGATGGGTCGCCGCAAGTCCAAGCGAAAGCCGCCTACTAAAAAGAAGATGACCGGGAGTCTGGATTCCCACTTCACGTGTCCCTTCTGTAACCACGAGAAGTCATGTGACGTCAATATGTAATCCAACACACCTGTCAACCTCTTTGATGTTGAACGTTCCTGCTAATGGGGAAAGTTGCTTAATTGTCTGTTTTCCTCTCCCTCTCAACAGGGATAGAAGCAGAAATACTGGAATAGTATCGTGTTCAGTTTGTTTGGAGGAGTTCCAGACGCCAATAACATGTATCCTTTCTTCATGGTATGTTTGTGTGCCCTCCTTGGATATGTaactagcagaggtgggaccaagtcattgctttgcaagtcacaagtaagtctcaagtctttgccctcaagtctcgaggcaagtcccgagtcaagtccaaagtcaagactggaaagtctcaagtcgagtcccaagtcctgcattttgagtttcgagtcctttcaagtccttttaaccacagactaatatttttacacggattgtgtatgcttttaaaacgctgtatttatttattaaaacaagtgcatttgaaattgcaagaaaaaaaatagtgctgacattgcaattcataatagcactattaacagtaattttaatagtttaaacaattttaaacatttaa
The Entelurus aequoreus isolate RoL-2023_Sb linkage group LG18, RoL_Eaeq_v1.1, whole genome shotgun sequence DNA segment above includes these coding regions:
- the LOC133634006 gene encoding transcription elongation factor 1 homolog isoform X3; this translates as MGRRKSKRKPPTKKKMTGSLDSHFTCPFCNHEKSCDVNMDRSRNTGIVSCSVCLEEFQTPITYLSEPVDVYSDWIDACESANQ
- the LOC133634006 gene encoding transcription elongation factor 1 homolog isoform X1, producing the protein MKVCFLGNATCISPAAAAFLKKMGRRKSKRKPPTKKKMTGSLDSHFTCPFCNHEKSCDVNMDRSRNTGIVSCSVCLEEFQTPITYLSEPVDVYSDWIDACESANQ
- the LOC133634006 gene encoding transcription elongation factor 1 homolog isoform X2; translated protein: MKVCFLGNATCISPAAAFLKKMGRRKSKRKPPTKKKMTGSLDSHFTCPFCNHEKSCDVNMDRSRNTGIVSCSVCLEEFQTPITYLSEPVDVYSDWIDACESANQ